The window ACGGACGCCACCAAAACCGGGCAAGTAGATACCCGGCTCAACCGTGACCACCATTCCGGATTGTAACACGGTTTCCCCATTGACGGAAAGAGTCGGGGCTTCGTGAATTTCCAAGCCGATGCCGTGGCCGGTGCTGTGCCCGAACTGCTCGCCGTATCCGCGGTCGGTGATGATATCCCGGGCAACCTTGTCTACATCGCGTCCGGTTACCCCTGGACGAACTGCCTCCAATGCCGCTTGTTGGGCATGTAACACGATATCATAAATCTCCCGTTGCCGCTCGTTCGGCTTTCCTAATACAATGGTGCGCGTGATGTCCGAACAATATCCCTCATGGAGGGCACCGAAATCCAGCGTGACCAAATCACCCTTCTCCAACACCCGATCCGAAGCCACGCCGTGCGGAAGCGCCGAACGCGGACCGGAGGCGACGATAATGTCAAATGAGGAAGAAGTGGCCCCTTTTTCGCGCATGAGAAACTCCAGGCGAAAAGCGATGTCCCGCTCGCGCAGTCCGGGACGAATCTCCTTGAGAATCTCCGTAAATACTTCATCGGCGATTCGTGCTGCACGACGCAACGTCTCCAGCTCATCGGCATCCTTGGTTTCGCGCAGTTTTTCCACCATGTTGCTCACCGGGACCACTTCCACCCCGTCCAGGGTGGACTTTAGCTTTTCCACACGGGCATATACGAGATGATCTTGTTCAAACGCCAGCCGGCTGACGTTCCACTCACGGCACAATTGGGCCACCGTGCGAAACGGCTCACCCCCGACACGCACCACATCCAGATGAGGGGCTTGTTTTTGGGCTTGCTCCACATACCGGAAATCGACCAGCAGTTTGGCGTCCTTATCCGTCACCAGCACCATGCCCGCCGTGCCCGTGAACCCGGTCAGATATCTTCTGTTCATCGGATGGGTAACAAGCAAGGCTTCGAGATCTTGCTCTTTCATTCGGTCACGTAAACGGTCGATCCGCTTTTCCAACAGGCATCCTCCTCTCAATCGATCAGCCCCAACCGAACCGCCACAGCCCGGAGAGCCAGCTCATAGCTGAGAAAACCAAGGCCTACGATTTGACCGACCGCGGCCGGCGCCGTGACAGAATGCGCCCGAAACGCTTCGCGATTATGTATGTTGGACAGATGTACCTCAATCGCAGGTACTTCCACAGAGGCCAGGGCATCCCGAAGAGCGTAACTGTAGTGTGTCAATGCACCAGGGTTGATGATGAGATGGTCAAATGTTCCATCTGCGGCATGAATCCGGTCGATCAATTCTCCTTCGTGATTGGACTGGTATGTTTCCACTTCCAGTCCCCATTTACGACCTAATTCTTCCAGACGATGGTTCAGCTCTGTCAATGATTTTCGTCCGTATACGTCGGTCTCTCTTTTCCCCAGCCGGTTCAAGTTGGGACCGTGTAGCACGAGCACCTTCGGCATCGGCACACCTCCTCTCTCCTTCGCCAATTGTACCACAAATTCCCCTGTTGACGTAGAATTTCACTGGATCACTGCGACGAACGCCATTTCTGTGATACAATGGGAATGCATCTTCATACAAGAACGTACTTTCGGCCGTTCTCCTATAAGGAAATTACAAAT of the Polycladomyces subterraneus genome contains:
- a CDS encoding M24 family metallopeptidase, coding for MLEKRIDRLRDRMKEQDLEALLVTHPMNRRYLTGFTGTAGMVLVTDKDAKLLVDFRYVEQAQKQAPHLDVVRVGGEPFRTVAQLCREWNVSRLAFEQDHLVYARVEKLKSTLDGVEVVPVSNMVEKLRETKDADELETLRRAARIADEVFTEILKEIRPGLRERDIAFRLEFLMREKGATSSSFDIIVASGPRSALPHGVASDRVLEKGDLVTLDFGALHEGYCSDITRTIVLGKPNERQREIYDIVLHAQQAALEAVRPGVTGRDVDKVARDIITDRGYGEQFGHSTGHGIGLEIHEAPTLSVNGETVLQSGMVVTVEPGIYLPGFGGVRIEDDVVVTEQGKEVLTHSPKDLIVIE
- the aroQ gene encoding type II 3-dehydroquinate dehydratase — encoded protein: MPKVLVLHGPNLNRLGKRETDVYGRKSLTELNHRLEELGRKWGLEVETYQSNHEGELIDRIHAADGTFDHLIINPGALTHYSYALRDALASVEVPAIEVHLSNIHNREAFRAHSVTAPAAVGQIVGLGFLSYELALRAVAVRLGLID